Sequence from the Dysgonomonadaceae bacterium zrk40 genome:
CACGCGAACGCCGACTCTATGCGCTGCCACCCTATACGCGCGTGGAAAGCATCGCCTTCGAGGACGTTCCCTTTAACACCAGTCATCCCTCGGACGGACGGCAATGCGTGATATGCGGGTGCGCCACGAGCCATCTCGACCACCTTCTCCTCAAGGACGACGGAACGAGCGAATGGGTCTGCTCCGACACGGAATGCTGTGCCGAGCGTGCGGAGGAAGCCGCCAGTGCCTGACCTACCGCAGCCCCTCCTGACGCTTGACCACATCTCCTTCGGCGGGCGCATCGTGCGAGGTGCTTCGCTTTCGCTCTATCCAGGCGAGGTTCTTTGTCTCGTTGGAAAATCCGGCGCGGGAAAGTCGACAATGCTGCGCACGGCGGCCGGATGCCTGCCTCCGACGAAGGGTCAGGTCCTGCTCTCCGTCGATGACGGGACGCCGCTGTCTCTCTACGATCTGCCGGAGCAGGCCCTCGTCCCGCTCCGCCGCCGGCGGTTCGGCTTCGTCGCACAGGATGCCCGCGATACGCTCGACCTGGCCGCGAGCGCTGCCGCCAACATCGCCCAGACGCTCTTCGACAATGGCGAACGCCACTTCGGCCGGGCCTTGGAGGCTGCACGGCACTGGTTTGGGGCACTGGACCTTGATGAAGCGCGGATGCGGGACCTGCCAGGCGCCTTTTCCGGCGGCATGCAGCAGCGGCTGCAAATCGCTCGCGCGCTCGTGCACGAGCCGGACATCCTGCTCCTGGACGAACCAACGACGGGCCTCGACACGTCCGCCCAGGCGCGGCTCCTGAGGCTCTTGTCCGAACTCCAGCGCCGGACGGACGTGGCGATGCTGCTCGTGACCCACGACTTGCGCATAGCCCGACTCCTCGCGCACCGCGTCATCGTTCTGCACGAGGGGCGGATCGTCGAGGAAGCGCCGCCGGACCGATTGGTTGCCGATCCCTGCCATCCAGCAAGTCGCGATCTCGTCGCGTCGATGATTTGAGTGTTCGAATGACGATCCTGTGTGTCGAAGGCCTTGCGAAACGTTATGGCGACCGGACAATCGGCCCGGCGACCTTCACGCTGACGGCGGGCGAGGTGGGACTGGTCGTCGGCGGCTCGGGCTCGGGAAAATCGACGCTGCTGGACCTTATCTACGGTACTCGCGTGGCGAGCGCGGGCACGGCGATCCTGGATACCGGCGGGTGGCGGCGCGATCTTCTCACCCTTTCCGTGGTGGAACTGATCTCGATCAGGCGTTCGACCATTGGCTATTGCACGCAGTTTCTGACAGCTATTCCGGGCAAGTCCGGACTCGACCTTGCCCGAGAGATGGCCGCGCCCGGCACTTGCCTCACCGAAATAGAAGGGCTCTTTGAGCAGTTGGCGCTGCCGCCACATATCTGGGACCTGCCTGCCGTGACCTGGTCCGGTGGAGAGAAGCAACGTCTCAACATCGCGCTCGCCGCCTTGCGGCGACCGCGAATACTTCTACTCGATGAGCCCTTCGCCTCGCTCGATCGACCGCTGCACCCCATCATTTGGTCTTTTCTATCGGACTTGGCGAGAGCGGGCACCGCGTCGCTCATCGGCGTGCACCAAACCGAGGACGGCATCCCAACGGCAAGGACAGCGATCTCACTGGATCTAACAAAAGGGTAGCGTCCGCGCACGTGGTGTAATTCCGGAGGCTCATTGAGGCGGAAACGGCGGTGGAGAATGAGCTGCCGTATTCGTTGAGCGCAAGGTGGGCACCGGGCCTGTCGGAGAAGATGTCGCCCGCGACTTCGTCATGGCGCATCGTCCCACATCCATCATCCAGCGCACGGCAACAGTCGAGGAAGTAGCAAACCTAGAGTCTGTCAGGTTTACTTTGAGCCATATCCTGCATGTCTGATGTAGTTGGAACACTCCTGCGGGCTGAACGCCTTCAGGAGTTCACCTATTCGTCTCCATGTTGTTTCCACGGTTCTTTCGTCCGCCTTTCTGACGAGCGTCTTGAGCTTGGCGAACATCATCTCGATGGGATTGAGGTCTGGACTGTATGGCGGCAGGAAGAAGAGGTGCGCGCCGACATCACGGATCGCATCGCGGGCCGGCTTTCCTTTGTGACTTCCCAGATTGTCGAGGATGACGATATCGCCAGCCTTCAGCGTTGGCACCAGGCATTGCTGGACCCATGCTGTGAAGGCGATGCCATTGATGGGGCCATCAAGGGGCACCGTAAACTTAACACCCGATAGGCTCTGGTTTGCCCGGTTGCTCGACTTGTCGACTAAATCCGAGCGATTTCCGCCCATATGCTCATGGCTGAGGCGCGCAGTTCGCGATGGTGGCTGGTGGAAATGTCGTGGCGAGGGATGTGGAAGAGGTTGGCGATCGGATCGTGAATGGAAACGAAGCGTTGGAGATGTCGCTTTGACTTGAAGCGCTTCATGATCCGCTCTCGCCGTCGGACTGGCTGGTGGGAATTCTCCGCCCGATTGTTCAGGCCCTTATGCGAGCGGTGCTCGACGCCGTGCATGATTTTCTGCTTTGCGGCTGCATAGGAGCGAAGCTTGTCGGTGATCATCACGCGCGGCGATCGTCCCTGGCCTTTCAAAAGCTTGCGCATCAGGCGCTTGGCCGCCTTGGTGTCGCGGCGGCTTTGCACCAGGACCTCCAGGACGAAACCGTCCTGATCCACGGCGCGCCATAGCCAATGCTTCTTGCCCCGGATCGAGATAACGGCCTCATCTAGGTGCCACTTATCACCAAGCCGCCCGGATGACCGGCGACGGATCTCGTTGGCGAAGGTCCGGCCAAACTTCTCCGCCCACAGTCTGTCGGTCTGATGCGAGACAATGATGCCACGCGCCGCCAACAAATCCTCTACCATCCGCAGGCTCAGGGGAAAGCGGAAATAGAGCCACACCGCATGGGCGATGATTTCGGGTGGAAAACGATGGCGGCGGTAAAGAGGATCTCGGTCAGTCATGGCCGAGCATCCCACATTCAGGTCCAAGCTTCGTTAAGTTGACGATGCCTAACGCACTGGTATTGTTCCCCTTGAGCATTTAGAT
This genomic interval carries:
- a CDS encoding IS6 family transposase, with amino-acid sequence MTDRDPLYRRHRFPPEIIAHAVWLYFRFPLSLRMVEDLLAARGIIVSHQTDRLWAEKFGRTFANEIRRRSSGRLGDKWHLDEAVISIRGKKHWLWRAVDQDGFVLEVLVQSRRDTKAAKRLMRKLLKGQGRSPRVMITDKLRSYAAAKQKIMHGVEHRSHKGLNNRAENSHQPVRRRERIMKRFKSKRHLQRFVSIHDPIANLFHIPRHDISTSHHRELRASAMSIWAEIARI
- a CDS encoding ATP-binding cassette domain-containing protein; the protein is MPDLPQPLLTLDHISFGGRIVRGASLSLYPGEVLCLVGKSGAGKSTMLRTAAGCLPPTKGQVLLSVDDGTPLSLYDLPEQALVPLRRRRFGFVAQDARDTLDLAASAAANIAQTLFDNGERHFGRALEAARHWFGALDLDEARMRDLPGAFSGGMQQRLQIARALVHEPDILLLDEPTTGLDTSAQARLLRLLSELQRRTDVAMLLVTHDLRIARLLAHRVIVLHEGRIVEEAPPDRLVADPCHPASRDLVASMI
- a CDS encoding ATP-binding cassette domain-containing protein, with the translated sequence MTILCVEGLAKRYGDRTIGPATFTLTAGEVGLVVGGSGSGKSTLLDLIYGTRVASAGTAILDTGGWRRDLLTLSVVELISIRRSTIGYCTQFLTAIPGKSGLDLAREMAAPGTCLTEIEGLFEQLALPPHIWDLPAVTWSGGEKQRLNIALAALRRPRILLLDEPFASLDRPLHPIIWSFLSDLARAGTASLIGVHQTEDGIPTARTAISLDLTKG